A single Vulpes lagopus strain Blue_001 chromosome 3, ASM1834538v1, whole genome shotgun sequence DNA region contains:
- the PFN3 gene encoding profilin-3, which produces MGDWKGYISAVLRDQRIDDVAIVGHSDNRCVWASRPGGLLAAISPQEVGVLTGPDRRTFLQAGLSIAGRRCCVLRDHLLSEGDGVLDARTKGLDGRAICVGHTPRVLLVLMGRRGAHGGILNKTAHELINGLRTQGT; this is translated from the coding sequence ATGGGAGACTGGAAAGGCTATATCAGTGCAGTGCTCCGGGACCAGCGTATTGACGACGTGGCCATCGTGGGCCACTCGGACAATCGCTGCGTGTGGGCATCACGCCCCGGCGGCCTTCTGGCTGCCATATCCCCGCAGGAGGTGGGTGTGCTCACAGGGCCCGACCGCCGCACTTTCCTGCAGGCAGGTCTGAGCATTGCAGGCCGCCGCTGCTGCGTCCTCCGGGACCACTTGCTGTCTGAGGGCGATGGCGTTCTGGACGCACGCACTAAGGGGCTGGATGGGCGCGCCATCTGCGTAGGCCACACCCCGCGCGTGCTCCTCGTGCTTATGGGCCGTCGTGGCGCGCACGGCGGCATCCTCAATAAGACAGCGCATGAACTGATCAACGGGCTCCGTACGCAGGGCACCTAG